The Candidatus Acidiferrales bacterium genome contains a region encoding:
- a CDS encoding metallophosphoesterase translates to MIRLLLFLLGTVIFLIVLTLYVSSQVFWYRRLRDWLARRWPGTRRAIWVGLSLVVLLYLNNWIFLIPLRRLRGTPDLSVPWLAFASGLWMLPSLVAFLWLKGVALFGRLGRAGVGARRTVSVPAGDPPNPARREWLLTAGRAAAVLPFAAIGYGFAANRIRFTVESVPVPVANLPAALEGLKLVQLTDIHLSPFLSRAELARAVDMANELDADVALVTGDFITALGDPLEDCIAELGRLRSRLGSFGCLGNHEIYADAEDRATELAAERNIRMLRGQNVVLERNGARLNLAGVDYQRRNRPYLVGARKLIVPGATNVLLSHNPDVFPVAAEKGFDLMISGHTHGGQITVEILHYGAFPSRFYTPYVRGLYRLGGRSGYVSRGIGTILAPSRLGALPEITLLTLRRS, encoded by the coding sequence ATGATACGTTTGCTTCTCTTTCTCCTCGGTACGGTTATTTTTCTCATTGTTCTCACGCTCTACGTTTCGAGCCAGGTTTTCTGGTACCGGCGCTTGCGCGATTGGCTCGCTCGCCGCTGGCCTGGAACACGCCGCGCCATCTGGGTTGGCCTCTCGCTCGTGGTCTTGCTTTATCTGAACAATTGGATTTTCCTGATTCCCCTGCGCCGGCTTCGAGGCACGCCCGATCTGAGCGTGCCCTGGCTCGCATTTGCTTCCGGGCTGTGGATGTTGCCGTCGCTCGTTGCCTTCCTGTGGCTGAAGGGAGTGGCTCTGTTTGGCCGCCTCGGGCGAGCCGGGGTAGGCGCGCGGCGGACCGTTTCCGTTCCGGCGGGTGATCCGCCGAACCCGGCGCGCCGCGAGTGGTTGCTCACTGCCGGGCGGGCGGCTGCCGTTTTGCCCTTTGCGGCGATTGGCTACGGGTTCGCTGCCAACCGGATTCGCTTTACGGTGGAGTCCGTGCCCGTGCCGGTTGCGAATTTGCCGGCGGCGCTCGAAGGGCTCAAGCTCGTCCAGTTGACCGATATCCACCTGAGCCCGTTTCTTTCCCGCGCCGAACTGGCTCGTGCGGTGGACATGGCGAACGAACTGGACGCCGACGTTGCCCTGGTGACCGGCGACTTCATCACCGCGCTCGGCGACCCCCTTGAGGACTGCATCGCCGAGTTGGGCCGTCTGCGCAGCCGGCTTGGCTCGTTCGGCTGTCTCGGAAATCACGAAATCTATGCCGATGCCGAGGACCGGGCCACCGAACTCGCCGCCGAGCGCAATATCCGCATGCTGCGGGGGCAAAACGTCGTGCTCGAGCGAAATGGGGCAAGACTGAACCTCGCCGGCGTGGACTACCAGCGGCGCAACCGGCCGTATCTGGTCGGCGCTCGAAAACTCATCGTGCCGGGCGCGACGAATGTTTTGCTCTCGCACAACCCCGATGTCTTTCCTGTTGCCGCGGAAAAGGGTTTTGACCTGATGATTTCCGGCCATACTCACGGTGGCCAGATTACGGTCGAAATCCTTCACTACGGCGCCTTTCCTTCGCGGTTTTACACGCCCTACGTCCGGGGCCTCTATCGGCTCGGCGGGCGCTCGGGCTACGTCAGCCGCGGGATCGGCACGATTCTCGCTCCTTCTCGCCTAGGGGCCCTGCCCGAGATTACTCTGCTCACCCTCCGCCGGTCTTAA
- the thiC gene encoding phosphomethylpyrimidine synthase ThiC codes for MALRDAWIEKRLAAAGSNGTARNVTQMHYARQGTITEEMEYVARREKVAPELVRDEVARGRAIIPANVRHTNLEPMAVGIAFKCKINANIGNSAVTSNIDEELKKLHTAVHLGADTVMDLSTGGDIPAIRKAIIAASPVPIGTVPIYEALSRVKRAEDLTASLLLEVVEEQAEQGVDYMTIHAGVLREFLPLVRNRITGIVSRGGAILAQWMAYHHQQNPLYENFEALCKIFKKYDVSFSLGDGLRPGCLADASDEAQFAELKVLGELTKKAWEHDVQVMIEGPGHIPMDQIELQVRKEQELCHEAPFYTLGPLVTDIAPGYDHITSAIGAAMIGWHGASLLCYVTPKEHLGLPNADDVRQGVIAYKIAAHAADLARHRHGARDRDDALSYARFLFDWNKQFELSLDPETARAMHDETLADDYYKEAKFCSMCGPKFCSMNVTQIMEDYTGHDQKEREQKFADLLAKVEK; via the coding sequence ATGGCGTTGAGAGATGCATGGATTGAAAAGCGGTTAGCCGCGGCCGGATCGAACGGTACAGCCCGCAACGTCACCCAGATGCACTACGCCCGCCAGGGAACGATCACTGAGGAGATGGAGTACGTCGCCCGCCGGGAAAAGGTCGCGCCGGAGCTGGTGCGCGACGAGGTAGCCCGCGGCCGCGCCATCATCCCCGCCAACGTCCGCCACACGAACCTCGAGCCCATGGCGGTCGGTATCGCCTTCAAGTGCAAAATCAACGCCAATATCGGCAATTCGGCCGTCACCAGCAACATTGACGAGGAGCTCAAAAAGCTTCACACCGCCGTGCACCTGGGCGCGGACACCGTCATGGACCTTTCCACCGGCGGCGACATCCCGGCCATCCGCAAAGCCATCATTGCCGCGAGTCCCGTGCCCATCGGGACGGTGCCCATCTACGAGGCGCTCAGCCGGGTCAAGCGCGCTGAGGACTTGACCGCTTCGCTTTTGCTTGAGGTCGTCGAGGAGCAGGCCGAGCAGGGCGTGGACTACATGACGATCCACGCCGGTGTTCTCCGGGAATTCTTGCCGCTGGTGCGCAATCGCATCACCGGCATCGTCAGCCGCGGCGGCGCCATCCTCGCCCAGTGGATGGCCTACCACCACCAGCAAAACCCCCTCTACGAAAATTTCGAAGCGCTCTGCAAAATCTTTAAGAAGTACGACGTGAGCTTTTCTCTGGGTGATGGCTTGCGGCCTGGCTGCCTGGCCGATGCCTCCGACGAAGCGCAGTTTGCCGAACTGAAAGTTCTGGGCGAACTGACCAAGAAAGCCTGGGAGCACGACGTTCAGGTGATGATTGAAGGCCCGGGTCACATCCCGATGGACCAGATCGAGCTACAGGTGAGGAAGGAACAGGAGCTTTGCCACGAGGCTCCCTTCTACACCCTGGGGCCGCTCGTGACCGACATTGCCCCCGGCTACGACCACATCACCAGCGCCATCGGCGCGGCCATGATCGGCTGGCACGGAGCCTCCCTGCTTTGCTACGTCACGCCCAAAGAGCACCTCGGCCTGCCCAATGCCGACGACGTCCGCCAGGGAGTCATCGCCTATAAGATCGCCGCTCACGCCGCCGACTTGGCCCGGCACCGCCACGGCGCCCGCGACCGGGATGATGCCTTGAGCTACGCCCGCTTTCTCTTCGATTGGAACAAGCAATTTGAGCTTTCTCTCGACCCGGAAACCGCCCGCGCGATGCACGATGAGACCCTCGCCGATGATTATTACAAAGAAGCCAAGTTTTGCTCGATGTGCGGGCCCAAATTCTGCTCGATGAACGTCACCCAGATCATGGAAGACTACACCGGCCACGACCAGAAAGAACGCGAGCAAAAATTCGCTGATCTTCTGGCCAAGGTGGAGAAGTAG
- a CDS encoding retroviral-like aspartic protease family protein → MKVANPVSPSRSSTIQLLVDTGATLTSLPRPFLQSLGITQGMSRTFRIADGRRVNRDTGTVLATLDGVTMAIPVMFAEGDDAPVLGAAALEILGFAVYPVEKKLLPRDLLAL, encoded by the coding sequence GTGAAGGTCGCGAATCCCGTTTCCCCGAGTCGGTCATCCACTATTCAACTGTTGGTGGATACCGGCGCAACCCTCACCTCATTGCCCCGACCGTTCTTGCAGTCATTGGGAATCACTCAGGGAATGTCGCGCACGTTCCGAATCGCGGATGGCCGGCGCGTGAATCGAGATACAGGCACAGTGCTAGCCACGTTGGACGGTGTGACCATGGCCATCCCGGTGATGTTCGCCGAGGGGGACGACGCTCCCGTGCTTGGAGCCGCCGCCCTCGAAATTCTTGGTTTTGCAGTCTATCCCGTCGAGAAGAAGCTGCTGCCACGCGACCTGCTGGCCCTGTAA
- a CDS encoding cysteine dioxygenase family protein — translation MSAAPCLIDDFCRALSALPESRFGPSHVLDFLRAHPIASASLSPYLFFSRGHYTRNLIFKCDLFEVLALCWEVGQASNIHNHRGQLCWMAVPIGKLKNQNFRLLESDEAKRTCKLEKSESCLITPDSPLEVDRSEPIHQVTNLPEFNERAVSIHIYSRPFDSCRIYDAVRGAFQDIPLHYSSEYGVLSPEEKLV, via the coding sequence ATGTCCGCCGCGCCCTGCTTGATCGACGATTTCTGTCGCGCCTTGTCGGCGCTGCCCGAATCCCGGTTCGGCCCCTCGCATGTGCTCGACTTTTTGCGCGCTCACCCGATCGCTTCCGCCTCACTCTCTCCTTATCTCTTTTTCAGCCGTGGCCACTACACCCGCAATCTGATTTTCAAATGTGATCTATTCGAAGTCCTCGCTCTCTGCTGGGAGGTGGGCCAGGCCAGCAACATCCACAACCACCGCGGGCAGCTCTGCTGGATGGCGGTTCCGATCGGCAAACTCAAAAACCAGAATTTCCGTCTGCTCGAGAGCGACGAGGCAAAACGGACTTGCAAGCTCGAGAAAAGCGAGTCGTGCCTGATTACCCCGGACTCGCCGCTCGAGGTGGATCGTTCCGAACCCATCCACCAGGTCACCAATCTGCCTGAGTTCAACGAACGCGCCGTGAGCATCCACATCTATTCCCGGCCGTTCGATAGCTGCCGCATCTATGATGCGGTCCGCGGAGCATTTCAAGACATCCCGCTGCACTACAGCAGCGAATACGGCGTCCTTTCTCCGGAAGAGAAGCTGGTTTGA